GACCGTTTAGAAGGCGATATTGCAGCTGAACTTGAACAGGTTCAACAGCAGTTTTCAGATGTTGAGATTGGCAGTTATCCTCAAAAACCTGGCTCTGACCATCGTGTGATGCTGAGCGTTGAAGGCGCAAACGCTGAACATGTTCGACAAGCGGCCGATTTGATCGAGAAGTTTGTTTGAATCAATACACCGCGTTTGGTCTAAAGATTTCCAGCGAAATTACGCTGCCTCCCTTACCATCCTCAGCGTTTGACGCGCCCGACATTTGCATCAGGCAAGGCCCAATTGATAACCCGACTTTCGCCATTCCTACCATTGGCAAGTTCCTGGTTGCTGGGATTGAGGAAATCATATTCGAACCAATGCCAGCTGCATCGCATAAAGATATAATTCCGTTTATTTTAGGCTCATGCTTAGGCATTTTGCTGCAAAGGCGTGGCAACTTAGTGTTGCACGGCAATGCCATCACAGCAGGCAATCAATGCGTCATATTCATCGGCCCCTCGGGAGCAGGCAAATCGACCCTCGCAGGTGGCTTTTTAAGGCAAGGTTACTCAATTCTGAGCGATGATTTATGCGTCATTACGCCTGAACACCAAGTATTGCCGGGTTATCCGCAAATTAAGCTATGGCGCGACTCTGCGCAAATGCTTGGGTATGACTGCTCAGGTCTAGAGCCTGTCTTTCAAAGGCAAGATAAGTTCGCGATTCCTATTGCCGATAATTTCACTGGATCGGCAAAGCCCCTCAAGCAAATTTATGTATTGGCGCCTTTTGAGCAAACGCCGTTTAGTTCACTCAAATCCCTTATCGACAATACTTACAGGCTAACGTTTATTGAAAGCAGCGAAGAACGTGCTAAGCACCTTTTACAATGTCAATCAATCTTAACAAATATCCCTCTAAAATCGCTCTCGCATCGAGCTCCCCTAGACGACGTGAACTTTTACAAAGCCTTGGTTTTGAATTAACTTTATTGGACCCCAATATTGACGAGTCTCAGCGTCCAGATGAAACGCCTGAAAATTTGGTGTTGCGGCTTGCGGTTGAAAAGGCCCAAGCAGTGGCTCACCTCACGGACCTGCCCATCATGGCTGCCGATACGGTCGTGGTTGTTGAGGGTGTTATCCTGGGCAAGCCGCATGACATCCATCACGCACGTGACATGATTTTGCAGCTGTCTGGCAAGGAGCACTTGGTACTGACGGGGTACGCCCTCTCCTACCAAAACCGACTAGTCAATAATCTGGCGCAAACAACAATTACATTCCGAGATTTGTGCGATTACGAAGTAGATAACTATCTGCAAACAGGCCAATGGGCAGGCAAAGCCGGCGCATGCACCCTACAAGGCGCCAGCGGCCCGTTCGTGAACAACATCAACGGCAGTCTTGCGAACGTCTTAGGCCTACCCCTAAACGAAGTCCTAGCCGCCCTACAAAAGGTTGCATAACCCCTCTCCCGAGCCACATTTGCAAACGCAGGTTGAAGATTTTATGAGTATTTCTATGAAACTTTTTAATTCTTTCGCTTTAAGTTTCCTAATTAGCTCATGCCTCTCTGCTGAAGAGGATTACTGTCTTGCTAGCCCGAGAGAACGCGCTCAAGTTTTCATCACAGAGCAGTTCAAACTGCAGAACTTTAATAACCCAATGCATCTTGCCTATATCCTTGCTACCGCAGAACATGAAACCGCCAATTTCACTTCGATGAAGGAAATTGGTGGTGAGAGAAAGAAGTACGCGCCTTGGTACGGGCGTGGTTACCCTCAGCTGACGCATAAGGCGAACTACGAGAAATATACTAGATTTCTTGGCGTTGATTTAATGACGAATCCGGATCTGATGCTTAGGGAAGACGTTTCGGCGCGCGTTATCGTTCATGGAATGATGTATGGCTGGTTCACAGGCGTGAATCTGACTCATTTTATCAATCCCAATCGATGTGACTTTGTTGCGGCTCGCATTACGGTGAATGCTAGAGACCGGGCTGAGAAAATTGCTGGGGTTGCTCGGAGGTGGGCAAAATGGTTTGGGAACAGGGAAAAGCCCTCTCCCGATTTTTAGCTTATTTTTTTAGTTTTTGTACAGCCTTTAGGCCGTCTTCGGTTAGTAGGTAGCGTTTGGTTTTTTTATCTTGCGATACTTGCTTAATATAATGGTTATGGCTGTGTACCATTCTCGAGACGTTAATTGGGTATAGCTCTACTTCGGCCGCTTGAAAGACTAACGCGCTGACGTCATGCACACTGATGCCATCATAATATGCAGCATCATCTGCGGCTTTAAATGCCCATAGGATCCACGCTAGGCTTCGTTTGCCATCAAGTTCTGCTTCTTGATGAAGCAAAGGCAAGTCATGTGGATGCAGGCGGCGGTAGATTTGGTCTGCGCGCTCTGAATAGATAGGCTCAAAGGATTTAGATATCTTGAGGTTATCTAATTTCTTTTCCGAAGTTTTGGCTTCGGGTAAGGAAGACTTGAACGACTTAAAGACCATCTTAAGCAAGCGTTTCATAACCATAGTTTTCGCTATGCCAAGGCCTAGACTAAAGTTCAATACGCCATTAGGCGGATTGCTTCCTCGTAGATCGCTTCGTTTGACGTCAAATAGTCTGCTTCCAGCGCCGGTGAATATGGCACAGGTGTGTCTTTAGAACCTAATACGCAAATGGGAGCATCCAGCTGTTCAAATAGGTTTTCAGCGATTTGCGATCCGATTGATTCAAGCACGCTGCCGCGTTTGGTGTCCTCGCCTACCAAAAGCACGCGGCCCGTTTTACGAATGCTTTGAGCGATAGCTTCGAAATCAAGCGGCACCAACGTTCGCAGGTCTAGGATTTCACAGTCGAGCTCACTCAAAGTTTTCAGTACTCGGTGCACATAAGCGCCGTAACTAATTACCGTCAGTTTGGATCCGGCCTTTCGAATCGCCGCTTTGCCGAGTTCGACCGGCTCGTCGCTCAAGTCTTCTCTTAGCGAGGGGTCGCGGTAAAGAGCGATATGCTCGTAGTAAAGCACCGGATCTTGTTCCCGACTGGCCGCGTGTAATAATGCTCGTGCATCTGATGGCGTGGACGGCGCAACGACTTTCAACCCTGGTGTTCGATAAAACCAAGCAGATGTGTCCTGCGAGTGAAATGGTCCAGCATGTCTCAGACCACCCCAAGGCATACGCAGAATAAACGGGGCTGGTTTGCCCAAGCGATAGCGTGCTTTCGCAGCATTATTGACCAGCTGGTTAAAGCCCGATGCCACAAAATCGTTAAACTGCATCTCGGCAATTGGCAGCAAGCCTTCCAAAGCCATGCCCACACAAGCGCCAATGATGGCATTCTCCGAAATAGGCGTGTTGATAAACCTTGGCCACAAGGCTTGAGGCATCGCTTTAAATAGCATGAAAACATTGCCATACGGCGGGGCCACATCTTCCCCAAGCACATAAGCTTTGGGATTTTGCTCTAAAATTTCCTGAATTCCCAAAGCGATGGCTTCTAAATAGGTTTTGGCCATGGACGAGATTTTACTTCAGCCAGTGCTGCTTCACAAGCTTGCAACGCTTTTTCTTTCATGCTGTCGATTTCAATGCTCGTACAAATTCCGGATGCAACAAGTTTGCTGGCGTAAGTTTTTAAAGGATCCTTTGCACGCCAATGCGCAAATGCCTTTGCATCCGCGTAGCCACCTGTTTTTAACTCCGGCAATTCAAAGCTCAGTGTTGGCTCTTGACCCAAATAAAGCATATCGTCGTGATGCGCATGCCCGCACATGCGCATGCTGGTAAGCTCGAGCATCACCGGCCCTTTGCCAGACTGGGCGTGCTTTGCGCCCCATGCAAATGCTTCATAAATGGCTTCGGGATCGGTGCCATCCAATGTTTTGGCTGGCATGCCATAACCGACAGCCTTGTCAGCGAAAGTTTGCGCTGCGGTTTGAGAGCCTAGTGGTGTGGATAAAGCTGTTTGATTGTTTTCAATACAAAATATCAATGGCAATTTTTGCACCGCAGCAAAATTAATCGCTTCGTGCCATTCGCCTAAAGAAGTGCCGCCCTCGCCCATAAAGCTGACCCCGATTCGGGATTCACCCTTAAGCTTCATCGCTAAGCCCATGCCGACCAATGTCGCAGTGCCAATGGCTAAAGGCGCTGCGGGAGATAGCACGCCTTGGTCCAAGTCACCGACATGCAAGTCCCTGCCATGAGACGGCAAGCCTGATTTCCCCGCCTGAGCATTTAACGCCAAAGCAATGTCGTTGTTGGTCATGGCTAAGATAGCGCCCAAGTCGCGTATCATGGGCGCGATGACGTTGTGTCCGCCTAGCTGTTTGATGGCGTACCCAGCAGCATAGATCGCTTCTTGCCCCAGGCTTCTAAACCCTTTGCCTTGAAAGCCTACGCTGGTCATAAACATGCGCTTCAGCGTATTATCTACTGCACGCGTTAAAATAATGCCGTACAGAATTTGCTTTTTATCAATGGGCGTCATGGCTTATTCTGGATCAAATAGAGAGGCTTTTTCAACCTGCCATTGAGCCAGGCATAACTTGCCCAAGCGCTGGTCACTTTCTTGACATAATTTCGAGTTTGCTCGTAAGGGATTTGTTCTACGAAATAGTCCATAGGAACGTCCGGCGCATATTGCTTCGCCCATCTCTGCACGGGTCCGGCGCCAGCATTATAGGATGCTATGATTTTGATAGGATGGTCCAACTTCTGGCTCAGCTCGTTCAAGTGCTTGGCGCCGGCGTCTATATTAACCAACGGGTCTAAAAGCTGGCTTTCGGTCAACTTCGCTGTGGTTGGCATAAGTTGACAAAGACCTACCGCGCCAGCCCAAGAAATAACGTCTTTGTCGAACATGCTTTCTTCTCTAGACAGCCCCATCAACCAATCCACGGGGATTTTTTCGAGCTCAGCTGCTCTATGATAGGCTTCAGAAAATGCCTTGGGGAAGGATAAATACCAAGGAAACTGCGTCACAAACTCCGGCTTGTTTGTTCTAGGAAAGGCAAGGCCCAAACCACGCATCGCTTGATGAGCCTTATCGGGGCGGTGTAGCTCCAAATAAGCGTTGGCCAGATTGAAGCGGTCGTTTTCGCCGCGATACTGCCGCATCAGTCTATCTACCACCCAAACCGCCTCTTGCGTCTTTCCATGCTCTTTCAGGCAAGACATGATTTGAAAAGTGGGATCCGCTTTTAGCGCCTGACTTGGCGGCAGCATAAAAACCGGGGGCTTTAACGACGATTTAGTCTTAGTTAGCTGAGCCGCCCAGTGGCCATAGTAATTAAAAGGCATTTCTTTAGCTAAATTTTGGAGGATTTCCTTACCCTCATGGCGTTGTTTACGGTCCGGATTTAGCTTCAGGCTTTCAAACTGCGGATACATCCGAAGGCGCCCTGACCAATACATGCCTTGAGGCGTTTTGAGAGTTTCAAACAAATGAATGGCAGGGTTCATCTGGCCCAGGCGGGCAAACTGCATCGCGCGCTCAAAAATGGTTTGCTCGCGCATGTCGCCTTTGGGATGCTCGTTAAAAATCTGATTTAGCACCTGAGCGCCATCCACTTCACGATCTAAATCTAAAAGTGTGTGCGCTTTCCATAAAAGTACGTCATCGGTAAAACTGTCGTTTGGATACTTGGCCAAAAAGTCATCTAAAACAGCAACCGCTGTTTCCGAAGGATTCATTGCCGCAATGCGAGCATTTAGAAAGAGCGCCTTCTTTTTAAAATCGCCTTCACAGGTATCCGCAGCCAATCGCAAAGTTTGACGAGCCTGAGCATAATTGCGGAGCTTTCGGTGAGCGAGACCTGTCAAATAGGTTGCCTCACAAGTATTCACCGTGGCTAAAGCGGCCACCACTTCAGCATTTCGATTCCAAGTGGTTAACACTCTGGCTCGTTGTAAAAGCTTATCGGCAGAAAAGTTTAGATTAGTGCAATAAGCTCTCGAGGCTTTTGTTTCAGCTAAATCTACACATAGTTTCTCATGCATATCTGCGGATTTTAAAGGGACTTCTGATAGAATTTCTGCTAACTTTTCACGACGCAGCATATCCAGATTAGCCGGCGCAATTTTAAGCGCTAATTCTACTTTGTTTTCAGTCGGCAGATTAAATACTTCTGTGTTCCAGAAATCGGCGGGGATCGGGCATATGGCGAGGGCCCATAAAATTCCCACTTGAAATTTGGTGCTAAAATAGTTTTTAATACGATCCATGAGAAAAATCCTACTCTTACTTAGTGTAACAATACCATCGTTGTGGTTAGTCGGCTTTTTTGGGGACAAACCGGCCGTAACGCCCAGTATCGCCAACGAACTTTGGGTCGAAATAACCCCAGAACAAAGTAAAAATTCGATTATTCCTATCCCTTCTCTGGCACCGCTCGTCAACCGCGTGAAGCCAGCGGTGTTGGTGGTTGCCACTGAATCGGTGATGCAGCGTAATCAGCAAGTGCCTCCAGGGTTTGAGGACCTTTTCCGCTTTTTTGGCCCAGGCGCAGGCGGCCCTAATATGAGGATGCCTGAACAAAAAAGTACCGGCCTTGGCAGCGGATTTATTATCCATCCATCCGGTCTTGCATTAACCAACAATCACGTGATTGAAGGTGCCAATAAAATCAAAATTAAAGTAGGCGGTGATTTGAAAGAATACGATGCTGAAGTGGTGGGTACAGACCCAGATACAGACGTCGCGCTAATTCAAATTAAGAGCGACAGAAAAGACTGGCCTGTTATCCCGCTAGGAAGCTCCTCTCGAATGCAAGTCGGAGATTTTGCGATGGCCATCGGTAATCCTCTGGGACTTGAAAACTCTATCTCTTTTGGGCCGATTTCAGCCAGAGGCAGAAGAGACATTCAACCTTCTGGCAAACGAGGCCTTTTCGATTTCATGCAGCTCAGCGCGGCCATCAACCCAGGTAATTCCGGTGGCGCTTTGTTAAACATGTCAGGCGAAGTGATTGGTATCAATACCGCCATCAGTGCCTCAGGTCAGGGCATCGCCTTTGCCATTCCAATTGATCAAGTCAAATTAATCCTGCCAGCGCTCAAAAAAGACGGTAAAGCCTCTCGATCAGGTATGGGCGTTAAAATCGAGAACGTAACGCCTGAACTCGCCAAAGAACTTGGCCTGGCGTACACCTACGGCGCCCTAGTGCGCGAAGTTATGCCTGGCAGCGCGGCCTCCAAAGCTGGCATTCAGCCTGGCGATGTTATCATCGAATTTGACGGCAAGGTTATTAACGACGCAAGCTCTCTGATGGTGGAAGCTGGTCTTGCACGCGTGGGCAAAAGCGCTCCCGTCAAAGTTTTTAGAGAAGGCAAGACTTTGACATTCCGCATCACCTTGGAAGCGATCAACAACAACAAAGAAGCGGCTCTGCCAAAAGCAGAATCGAAAGGCCTAGAAGAACTGGGAATCAGGGTCGCAAGTCATAAAGACCAGATGATTCAAGGTGCGCGCATCGTTGAAGTGAACGCTCACTCGGTGGCTGCTATGGTAGGCTTAGAAAAAGACGATGTGATCATCAAAGTAAATAATCAGCTGATTAAAGATGCCAACACCCTTGCCACTTTAGTGAAAAAGGTTCCAGCAGGCGGCATTTTAAGGGTATTGCTCAGACGAGGCCCAAGCACCTTGTTTGTCGCGATTCAAAAACCGTAATGTTAAGACTCATGCTCATGCGTCATGCGAACAGCCCTTTCGGGCCGCCTGACCATGAGCGCACGCTTTCTGAGGTAGGGCGTGCCAGTGTGCCTTTAATCGCTCAGCAGGTGGCAGATTTGGACTGGCTTCCAGAGCTTATTTACGTGAGCGATGCAAAAAGAACTCTGGAAACCTGCGCCTTGTTTATCAAAGCATTCACCCCCACTCCGGCTGTGCAGCAGGCCCACGATTTATATCAGGCGGATGCCTGGGGAGTTGTCGATTTTATTGCGCGCGTTAACCCGGTAGTTCAGACTTTTCAAATTGTCGGACATAACCCAACCATGGAAAAAACTTTGGAGATGCTCTGCGGGGTGCGTGAAAGCTTTGAACCCGCAAGCATCGCCTTACTGGAGCACCCTGGATCTTCTTGGTCAGAAGCGATAGAAGACGAGGATTCATGGAATCTAATACGATTTATATCCGCGACTTAAAGGTTGCTTGCATTATCGGCGTGCATGCCCATGAGCGAGAAGCGCCGCAAACTTTGGTTATCAACGTCAAGTTGCATTTAAGTAATTTGCGGGCTCGCTGCAGCGATAAGCTTGAAGATACGGTGGACTATTCGAAATTGGAGCAAGTTTTGGTGGAGACAGCTCAAACGAGTAGGTCTCAGTTAATCGAAAAACTGGCGCAAGTTTTAGCGGACGCGTGCCTGGCTTTCGATTCGCGGATCAAAAGCATAGAAGTTGACCTAGAGAAACCAGCGTGCTTAAAAAACGCACGGTCGGCCGGCATTAACGTTGTGAGCTATCAAATGTCACCCCGGCCTTGAGCCGGGGCCCAGCGCTGTGCAGAGGGCTGGATTCCGGCTCAAGGCCGGAATGACAGAATCAGACCGTCATGATTTCGGCTTCTTTGTGTTGTAGAAGCTTGTCGATTTCGGCGATGGTTTGGTCTGTTAAATCTTGGGTTACTTTTAAGCCGCGCTTTTCATCATCTTCAGACATGGTCGATTCCTTGACCGCGTCTTTAAACATCTCGTTCGCATCTCGCCTTGCATTTCTAACCGCTACTTTGGCATCTTCGCAACGTTGTTTGGCCTGTTTCGCAAACTCTCTTCGGCGCTCTTCTGTCAGCGAAGGCACTGGCACGCGCACCACGTCACTGTCCACCATGGGGTTTAGACCCAAGTTTGCCTCTGAAATCGCTTTTTCAATAGGCTTCAGCATTCCTTTGTCCCAAGGCTTGACCATCAATGAGCGAGCATCTGGGCAGCTCACGGTGGCGACTTGACCGATAGGGCTTGGGGTGCCGTAGTAGTCGACCCGAACGCCATCCAGCAGTGATACGCTGGCGCGGCCCGTTCTAATCGTCGCTAAATTCTTTTTAAGAGCTTCGATGCCTTTATGCATCTGGTCTTTGGCTTCGCTGCAAATATCGTCCAACATCTCGTCTACTCCTGTACCACGGTGCCGATTTTTTCACCGCTCAAAATTCGTTTAATATTGCCCGGTTCAGTCATATTGAAGACGTAAATTGGCATATTGTTATCTTTCGAAAGTGAGATTGCCGTTGAATCCATCACTTTTAAATCTTTGTTTAGAACATCTTTATAAGTCAGATTGGCAAACATCTGCGCGTTGGGATTATGGGCCGGATCGCTGTCATAGACGCCGTCGACCTTCGTGGCTTTGAAAATGGCATCGGCGTGGATTTCCATCGCTCTCAGCGCTGCGGTTGTATCGGTGGTAAAATACGGGTTTCCGGTACCAGCGGCGAAAATAACCACACGGCCTTTTTCCAAATGCCTAACAGCTCGTCTTCGAATGTAGGGCTCGCACAACTCAGACATGGTAATGGCCGATTGCACGCGCGTAGGCACCCCTTGTCTTTCCAAAGCATCTTGAAGGGCCAACGAGTTAAGAACAGTCGCCAACATGCCCATGTAATCCGCAGATGAGCGGTCCATGCCTTGCGTGCTCGCAGCCAAGCCACGGAAAATATTTCCGCCGCCAATCACAAGCGCTACCTCAATGCCCATGGCGTGTATTTCTTTGATTTCTTCGGCCATGCTTAGAATCACTTTGGGATCGATTCCGAAGCCTTGGCTGCCTTGAAGGGCTTCGCCAGACAATTTCAGTAGAATTCGTTTGAACATAAGACCATCTATTTTGACGAATTTATTTCAAGAAAACAAGGGCTGTGTTACAAATTAGCCAATCACTATGTCTTCTTCTCGTCTTTTACATTTCGACCTAAGCAATGGTTGTACCGGTCGATCACTTTGCGCTGCTCTGATCGACCTCGGCGTATCGGCCAATATCTTAAAGCAGGCATTTTCTGCCATTAACTTAAATGCCATTCAACCAGTATATTCAAATCATAATTTAGAATTTTTAGATGAGACTGGTCGTTCTATTGATAGCCCTGCCATCGCTCAGTCAAATATCTCTGATAAAAACACCGCCTTCAAAGCAAAACCAAAATGGCACTTATCCCTTTCGCATCAGGATGCACCTAAGATGGCGCTGCCTGATGTGGGTGATTTAGCAAAAAATCTAGACCCGATTCCAGCGGCGCTGTTTCAGAAAGCAAAACGCTTTCTCGAAGATGCCGGCCACCGCCCCAGCCTAGCCGATTACTGTGACATGGTCAGCTTTTGCGTTCTTTTGGCAGAGCTTGACCCCAGCTCAATCTCGGCCAGTCGCGTCCCTCTAGCGTTTTCACACGACAACCCGAATCGTAGCGTTATCTTAGCCCTCAGCGAATCAATCCCCGTGTTTGAAAAAGAATGGCCTGCGCCAACTTGTGATGTCACGGGTCTTGCACTTTTAAAGGCAAGCGCATCTCATTTTGGCGCAAGAGGCGAAAGCCAACTCCTCAAAATGGGCATAGCCAAAATGCCCGAAATCAGAGCGCTACTTTGTCAAAAAAACGTTACCACGGGACCTAAATTGGATGCCGTGGTAGAAATCAGCGCGCAAATCACCAATACGCAAATCCTATCCGAAATCATTCACAGGCTAAATCAAATTGGCACCAAGAAAGTCTGGACCACTCAAGTGATGGACCAAGGTTTCGGATCCAAAACGCTCATCAAAGCTATCGCCCTGGAAAGTGATAAAACCAAAGTTATCGAAGCTCTCTTGATTTTAGCAGAGGCCTCAGACGTTCAAGTTCAAACCATCGAACAGTTCAGCCTACTAAAGCGCGTAACCGCTGTCACCTTAGGCCGCTCCCAAAAACTCCAAGTTTGCAGAGTCAACGAGTGCCTCTGGGGCGAGCGAATTCTACGAGTCGATCCTTTGTTAGAAGATTTACAAGCTCTGGCCAAAGAATCTAACAGCGCCCAAGAAATCATTCGCGCAGACGTGTTAAGTGCTTGGAAGAAAAGCAACTCTTAAGCGGTCTTTATATTTTTACGTTCGCTATAATCAACAACTGTTGCGCAGACAAGATCTCCGCTGACATTCAAAACGGTACGACACATATCAAGCAGGCGATCGACTCCGAGCACCAAACCGATTCCCTCAACGGGAATGCCTACAGACTGCAGGACAATGGCAATCAACGGTATTGACCCGCCTGGAACACCAGCGGTGCCCATACCAGCTATAACCGACATAAACAAAACAACGATTTGTTGATCAAAACCGAGCTGAATGCCGAATATCTGAGCCAAGAACAAAACAGTCACACCTTCAAACAAAGCGGTACCGTTTTGATTGGCAGCCGACCCAATCGTCAAGACAAAGGAGCTTATATTCCTATCTAAGCCTAGATTGGTCTCCGCGACTCGAATCGAAGTTGGCAAAGTAGCATTGGAAGACGAGGTCGAAAAAGCCGTGACCATCACTTCACGAATCTGCGTAAAAAACTGCAACGGCGATTTTTTGGCATAAAGCTTTAAGATTAAACTAAAAACAACAAACTGTTGAACCGCAAGCCCTAGCAACACCACAACAACAAATTTACCCAGATTACCAATCAGCGAAAATCCAAACTTGGCAGTCATGGAAAACATTAGCCCGGCTACTCCAAATGGCGCCAGCATCATCGCAAAATCCACAATCTTCATCGAAACATCGCGTAAGCTTTCCAGCACACCAACCAGCGGATCTTTGGTTTGATCTTTTCCAACCAGCAATAAAGCGACCCCAAAAATCAGCGAGAACACCATAAAGGCAACCATGTCGCCCTCGAGCGCTTTGGTCGCAGCCAAGAGAGGATTTTTAGGGATAAGCGAAACCAACGATTCTGTAAAAGTCTGATTAGAAACCGGCGGCGGTACCACAGGCATCATGGGGCCAAGCTGTTTAATAATATTCGGGTCAAGCCCAGCGCCCGGTTGCAAAAGCGTCACCAAAACGAGCCCCACCAAAACCGATATGGGCGCTGCTATCAACGTATAGAGCAGCGATTTGACCCCCACCCTGCCCAATTTGGAAAAATCCTTCAACTCAACGATGGCAATCACCAAAGATGAAAAGACCAATGGCACCACAACCATAAAGATTAGGCGCAAAAAGAACTGACCCATCGGCTGAGCCACATACGCAATAACGACGTCAAGCCACGGGCCCTGCCACTGATGGCACAGCAAACCTAGGAAAGTTCCTAAAACTAATCCGAGAATAATCCAAAGCGGTCGGTTCATGTGGCTTGGCAATCTGCATGAATTGCCGATATTCATCAAGGGGTGTTAAAGTCGGCTATATGCTAACATGGAATCTATGGTCACTCGTCCAGGCAATTTTAACGCAGTTACTCATGAAATAACTGAAGTGGAGCACGAATCACAAACACAGCATTTAGAGCCCTCCCTTCTGCTTGAGTCGCTGCCGACGTCTAAAATCGCAGCACCCTCTGCGCCAGCGCCCAACTTTAAATCGATTCAAGAAGGGTGCGCTGATTTCGATGTTCCGGCTTTTTTAACCGGCAAATATGCTGACCCAAAGGCGCAAGCAAAGAATCATCAAGTTCTCGATCAGTCGGTGGCTTCTTTAAAAACATTGGCGCACAGCTACATTCAGCGTGGCTTATCCAAACCTGATGCATACAAACAAGTCCTGAGAGATATTGACTCGCATGATGATGAACAGTTCCAAAGCTATCGCGCCGCTCCAACAAAAACCGGACTTTCAGCGCCTAAAAGCACATACGCTGTCCGCACCGCTTTACTAAAAGCAAGTCTAGATGAATCCGGAGGCCTTGAAAGCTATCAAGTCTACATGCGGAATTCAGAGCAACTTTTAGCTGACCCCAGCAAGAAGTGGGAAGCTATTGAGAATCCTCGAAACTGGGTGTTTGAAGCTCAAGGTAAGCATGCCAACTATCTATTGTTCAGCTACGTGAAGGCAAGAGAATTGGCGAAAGGCGTCCGCAGCAGCGATAGAAGGTCATTGGTACTTTTGAAAGGCGGATTTGGCGCAGGCAAAACAGCTCATGCCAAAACCGAATACGGCTCGATGGTCAACGGTGTG
This sequence is a window from Myxococcota bacterium. Protein-coding genes within it:
- a CDS encoding Maf family protein, yielding MSINLNKYPSKIALASSSPRRRELLQSLGFELTLLDPNIDESQRPDETPENLVLRLAVEKAQAVAHLTDLPIMAADTVVVVEGVILGKPHDIHHARDMILQLSGKEHLVLTGYALSYQNRLVNNLAQTTITFRDLCDYEVDNYLQTGQWAGKAGACTLQGASGPFVNNINGSLANVLGLPLNEVLAALQKVA
- a CDS encoding glycoside hydrolase family 19 protein, which gives rise to MKLFNSFALSFLISSCLSAEEDYCLASPRERAQVFITEQFKLQNFNNPMHLAYILATAEHETANFTSMKEIGGERKKYAPWYGRGYPQLTHKANYEKYTRFLGVDLMTNPDLMLREDVSARVIVHGMMYGWFTGVNLTHFINPNRCDFVAARITVNARDRAEKIAGVARRWAKWFGNREKPSPDF
- a CDS encoding transketolase C-terminal domain-containing protein → MAKTYLEAIALGIQEILEQNPKAYVLGEDVAPPYGNVFMLFKAMPQALWPRFINTPISENAIIGACVGMALEGLLPIAEMQFNDFVASGFNQLVNNAAKARYRLGKPAPFILRMPWGGLRHAGPFHSQDTSAWFYRTPGLKVVAPSTPSDARALLHAASREQDPVLYYEHIALYRDPSLREDLSDEPVELGKAAIRKAGSKLTVISYGAYVHRVLKTLSELDCEILDLRTLVPLDFEAIAQSIRKTGRVLLVGEDTKRGSVLESIGSQIAENLFEQLDAPICVLGSKDTPVPYSPALEADYLTSNEAIYEEAIRLMAY
- a CDS encoding thiamine pyrophosphate-dependent enzyme, producing the protein MTPIDKKQILYGIILTRAVDNTLKRMFMTSVGFQGKGFRSLGQEAIYAAGYAIKQLGGHNVIAPMIRDLGAILAMTNNDIALALNAQAGKSGLPSHGRDLHVGDLDQGVLSPAAPLAIGTATLVGMGLAMKLKGESRIGVSFMGEGGTSLGEWHEAINFAAVQKLPLIFCIENNQTALSTPLGSQTAAQTFADKAVGYGMPAKTLDGTDPEAIYEAFAWGAKHAQSGKGPVMLELTSMRMCGHAHHDDMLYLGQEPTLSFELPELKTGGYADAKAFAHWRAKDPLKTYASKLVASGICTSIEIDSMKEKALQACEAALAEVKSRPWPKPI
- a CDS encoding transglycosylase SLT domain-containing protein, with amino-acid sequence MDRIKNYFSTKFQVGILWALAICPIPADFWNTEVFNLPTENKVELALKIAPANLDMLRREKLAEILSEVPLKSADMHEKLCVDLAETKASRAYCTNLNFSADKLLQRARVLTTWNRNAEVVAALATVNTCEATYLTGLAHRKLRNYAQARQTLRLAADTCEGDFKKKALFLNARIAAMNPSETAVAVLDDFLAKYPNDSFTDDVLLWKAHTLLDLDREVDGAQVLNQIFNEHPKGDMREQTIFERAMQFARLGQMNPAIHLFETLKTPQGMYWSGRLRMYPQFESLKLNPDRKQRHEGKEILQNLAKEMPFNYYGHWAAQLTKTKSSLKPPVFMLPPSQALKADPTFQIMSCLKEHGKTQEAVWVVDRLMRQYRGENDRFNLANAYLELHRPDKAHQAMRGLGLAFPRTNKPEFVTQFPWYLSFPKAFSEAYHRAAELEKIPVDWLMGLSREESMFDKDVISWAGAVGLCQLMPTTAKLTESQLLDPLVNIDAGAKHLNELSQKLDHPIKIIASYNAGAGPVQRWAKQYAPDVPMDYFVEQIPYEQTRNYVKKVTSAWASYAWLNGRLKKPLYLIQNKP
- a CDS encoding trypsin-like peptidase domain-containing protein, which encodes MRKILLLLSVTIPSLWLVGFFGDKPAVTPSIANELWVEITPEQSKNSIIPIPSLAPLVNRVKPAVLVVATESVMQRNQQVPPGFEDLFRFFGPGAGGPNMRMPEQKSTGLGSGFIIHPSGLALTNNHVIEGANKIKIKVGGDLKEYDAEVVGTDPDTDVALIQIKSDRKDWPVIPLGSSSRMQVGDFAMAIGNPLGLENSISFGPISARGRRDIQPSGKRGLFDFMQLSAAINPGNSGGALLNMSGEVIGINTAISASGQGIAFAIPIDQVKLILPALKKDGKASRSGMGVKIENVTPELAKELGLAYTYGALVREVMPGSAASKAGIQPGDVIIEFDGKVINDASSLMVEAGLARVGKSAPVKVFREGKTLTFRITLEAINNNKEAALPKAESKGLEELGIRVASHKDQMIQGARIVEVNAHSVAAMVGLEKDDVIIKVNNQLIKDANTLATLVKKVPAGGILRVLLRRGPSTLFVAIQKP
- the folB gene encoding dihydroneopterin aldolase codes for the protein MESNTIYIRDLKVACIIGVHAHEREAPQTLVINVKLHLSNLRARCSDKLEDTVDYSKLEQVLVETAQTSRSQLIEKLAQVLADACLAFDSRIKSIEVDLEKPACLKNARSAGINVVSYQMSPRP
- the frr gene encoding ribosome recycling factor; amino-acid sequence: MLDDICSEAKDQMHKGIEALKKNLATIRTGRASVSLLDGVRVDYYGTPSPIGQVATVSCPDARSLMVKPWDKGMLKPIEKAISEANLGLNPMVDSDVVRVPVPSLTEERRREFAKQAKQRCEDAKVAVRNARRDANEMFKDAVKESTMSEDDEKRGLKVTQDLTDQTIAEIDKLLQHKEAEIMTV